In Methanosphaera sp. WGK6, the sequence TCTTACAAAGTCTCTTAAATCTTCTGGTCCTGCATGTCCGGAAACATGTATATTATTATAAACTCTTGCTCCTCTTTCTCTAAGTCTTCTATCTAATAAATCACGATTTGCAATATTTATCGGATTAGGAATTGTTGTAGCAGAGAATATCACATTATCTCCCGGTCTTATTTCATAATTTGTTTTATTATTTGCTATTCTTGGAAGTAATGCATCTGGTTCTCCTTGATGTCCTGTTACTAGTAACATGTATTTTGATCTATTATCATTAGCACGAGATAATGCTTTGTTAATTGCTTTGGAATTACCATATAAACTTACATTACGAGGTAAGTTAAGTATTCCCATTGATTCTGCTAGTGAACAGTATCTTTCCATTGAACGTCCAAGAATCATTATTTTTCTTCTACTTCTTTCTGCAATTTTTGTTATTGCTTGTATTCTTTCAATATGACTTGAAAAAGTTGTTACAATAAGTCCTTTTCTTTCTTCTAAAGGTCCTTTTAGAACATCTTTTAATAAGTCTCTTGCTATTTTTTCAGAGTGTGTTTTTCCTTGATTTTTTTCTTTGATGTTTGTTGTATCAAGAATTGTTGCTTTAACACCTTTTTTACCTAATTCTCTGAAACGTCTGTAATCAGGTGGTGGTGATACCATTTGATGATTATCAAATTTAAAGTCGTTTGCATATACAATTACTCCTTCAGGAGTGTGTAATGCTGCTGTGATTGTTTGTGGTATACTATGAGTTGTTCTTACAAATTCAAGAGTTAAGTTTGGTGAGATTTGTAGTTTTTCTCCAGGATTTAAAGTCTTTAATGGATTATTTACTTTGAATTTACGTTCACTTTTTATTGTTTTTTCTATTAATGCTAGTGTATATGGTGATGCAATAATTGGTGCTTCATATCTATGTGCCAGCTTTGCTATAGCTCCTATATGGTCAAGGTGACCATGAGTACATACTATTGCCCTTACTTTCC encodes:
- a CDS encoding RNase J family beta-CASP ribonuclease is translated as MTIEVIAVGGYEEIGKNMTAVKVNDDVVIFDMGIHLDRLHIHEDTDIARMHSLDLIERGVIPDDTLMREVDGKVRAIVCTHGHLDHIGAIAKLAHRYEAPIIASPYTLALIEKTIKSERKFKVNNPLKTLNPGEKLQISPNLTLEFVRTTHSIPQTITAALHTPEGVIVYANDFKFDNHQMVSPPPDYRRFRELGKKGVKATILDTTNIKEKNQGKTHSEKIARDLLKDVLKGPLEERKGLIVTTFSSHIERIQAITKIAERSRRKIMILGRSMERYCSLAESMGILNLPRNVSLYGNSKAINKALSRANDNRSKYMLLVTGHQGEPDALLPRIANNKTNYEIRPGDNVIFSATTIPNPINIANRDLLDRRLRERGARVYNNIHVSGHAGPEDLRDFVRMLNPQHLIPAHGDLSNLAAFVELAEQEGYKLGNDVHILRNGQAQVFNR